The sequence CGACGGCTTCGGCGCCGCGTTCGTCGACTACTACTGCCGCATCAAGGAAGCCGAGATCGCCCGCTTCAACCTGGAAGTGAGCGACTGGGAGCAGCGCGAATACTTCGACCTTTTCTGAGGAACCGCATGATCGAGCAACGAACTCTCGGCAAAACCCCCATCAAAGTCTCCGCCCTGGGCCTCGGCCTGATGTCGATGTCGGGCGTCTACGGCAACGCGAACGACGACGAGTCGATCCGCCTGATCCACTACGCGATCGACCAGGGCATCAACTTCCTCGACTCGGCCGACATGTACGGCTGGGGCCACAACGAGACGCTGCTCGGGAAGGCGCTCAAGGGCAAGCGCGACAAGGTCGTCGTCGCCACCAAGTTCGGACAGGTGAAGCTGCCCGACGGCAAGCAGTCGGTGGACGGCCGCCCGGAGTACGTGATCCAGGCGTGCGAGGCGAGTCTTAAGCGCCTCGGCATCGAAGTGATCGATCTCTACTACCAGCACCGCGTCGACACCAACACGCCGATCGAGGACACGGTCGGCGCGATGAAGCGCCTCGTCGAGCAGGGCAAGGTGCGCGCGCTCGGCCTGTCGGAGGCGCGCCCCGAGACCATCCGCCGCGCGC comes from Terriglobales bacterium and encodes:
- a CDS encoding aldo/keto reductase; amino-acid sequence: MIEQRTLGKTPIKVSALGLGLMSMSGVYGNANDDESIRLIHYAIDQGINFLDSADMYGWGHNETLLGKALKGKRDKVVVATKFGQVKLPDGKQSVDGRPEYVIQACEASLKRLGIEVIDLYYQHRVDTNTPIEDTVGAMKRLVEQGKVRALGLSEARPETIRRAHKVHPIAAVQNEYSLLYRKEGEETLKATRELGISLVAYAPLGRSMLTGTVHGKADLPEGDRRLQHPRFQGEALEKNVSIVKQLESIAADKKCTPAQLVLAWLLHQGKDIVPIPGTKRRERFDENLAAAKIRLSPEEVKKISEAAPVGAGAGTRYPAETMKRVYQ